A genomic window from Thalassoroseus pseudoceratinae includes:
- a CDS encoding anaerobic sulfatase maturase — MTTRDAETARLPNGVHVMTKPIGPICNLDCEYCYYLHKEELYPSGERWRMTDETLREYVRQYIAAQPETASEITFAWQGGEPTLLGLEFFQRAVAYQQEFAPARTRIVNTLQTNGVLLNDDWCQFFRKHHFLIGLSIDGPAELHDRYRYDKQGQGTFHAVLNALKLLQRHNVEYNVLVVVNRVNGDYGRKVYTYLRDNGVQFLQFIPIVERRGVGVHAELELPITSEGPSNPWQDRVSSRSVAPEQFGDFLIAVFDEWVRRDVGRVFVQIFDQALAAWSGHEPSLCVFRRQCGGALAMEHNGDLFSCDHFVEPEFRLGNIHELPILDLAASDPQRKFGEAKETTLPQYCRECEVRFMCNGECPKNRFIETPTGEAGLNYLCAGYRKFFNHIRPVMELMAEELRNGRSPANVMHQRRSKSSPKQSSALQTLRNTPSESVGRNAPCPCGSGRKYKKCCLAR, encoded by the coding sequence ATGACAACTCGCGACGCTGAAACGGCTCGGTTGCCGAATGGTGTCCACGTCATGACCAAACCGATCGGGCCGATTTGCAATCTGGATTGCGAATACTGCTACTACCTGCATAAAGAAGAGTTGTACCCGTCCGGCGAACGCTGGCGGATGACCGACGAAACGCTCCGCGAATACGTCCGTCAGTACATCGCCGCTCAGCCGGAAACTGCCTCCGAGATCACGTTCGCTTGGCAAGGCGGTGAACCGACTCTTCTGGGGCTCGAGTTTTTTCAACGAGCAGTCGCGTATCAACAGGAGTTCGCCCCGGCTCGCACGCGGATCGTCAACACGTTGCAAACCAACGGCGTGCTTTTGAATGACGATTGGTGTCAGTTCTTCCGCAAACACCATTTCTTGATCGGTCTTTCGATCGATGGCCCAGCGGAATTGCACGATCGCTACCGCTACGACAAGCAAGGCCAAGGCACATTCCACGCGGTCCTGAACGCGTTGAAACTGCTGCAACGGCACAACGTGGAATACAATGTCTTGGTCGTCGTGAACCGTGTGAATGGCGATTACGGCCGAAAGGTCTATACGTATCTGCGAGACAATGGGGTTCAATTTCTGCAATTCATTCCAATTGTGGAACGCCGCGGTGTGGGAGTGCATGCGGAACTGGAATTACCGATCACAAGCGAAGGCCCCAGTAATCCCTGGCAAGACCGTGTTAGCAGTCGGAGTGTGGCTCCGGAGCAGTTCGGTGATTTTTTGATTGCGGTTTTCGACGAATGGGTTCGCCGTGATGTCGGTCGGGTGTTTGTGCAGATTTTTGATCAAGCTTTGGCTGCATGGTCGGGGCATGAGCCGAGTTTGTGCGTGTTTCGCCGGCAATGCGGCGGAGCGCTCGCGATGGAGCACAACGGCGATTTGTTTAGTTGCGACCACTTTGTCGAACCTGAGTTTCGACTAGGCAACATTCATGAATTGCCGATTCTCGATCTCGCAGCTTCCGACCCCCAACGCAAATTCGGCGAGGCGAAAGAAACGACACTTCCGCAGTATTGTCGGGAGTGCGAAGTTCGCTTTATGTGTAATGGCGAATGTCCGAAGAATCGGTTTATCGAAACTCCCACCGGCGAAGCGGGATTGAATTACCTGTGTGCCGGTTATCGCAAGTTCTTCAATCACATTCGACCGGTGATGGAGCTGATGGCTGAGGAACTTCGGAACGGTCGTTCGCCGGCGAATGTCATGCACCAACGCCGGTCGAAATCCTCGCCGAAACAATCCTCGGCTCTGCAAACCCTTCGGAACACGCCGAGCGAGTCCGTCGGCCGAAACGCTCCCTGTCCGTGTGGTTCCGGGCGAAAGTACAAGAAATGTTGTTTGGCTCGCTGA
- a CDS encoding ribose-5-phosphate isomerase → MKIALASDHAGFEYKQRIYQMLTEAGHEVRDFGTDSNDSVDYPDFIIPAAKAVASGEFDRGIVLGGSGNGEAIAANRVPGVRCVLCWNVETAKLGRQHNNANCLSIGQRMLTWELTEQIIQTWLETPFDGGRHQRRIEKLDQDL, encoded by the coding sequence ATGAAAATTGCCTTGGCCTCGGACCACGCGGGATTCGAGTACAAACAGCGAATTTACCAAATGCTTACCGAAGCCGGGCACGAAGTGCGGGACTTTGGAACCGATTCCAACGATTCGGTGGACTATCCCGACTTCATTATTCCCGCCGCAAAAGCCGTCGCATCCGGGGAGTTCGATCGTGGCATCGTTCTGGGTGGTTCCGGCAACGGGGAAGCCATTGCAGCCAACCGTGTGCCGGGTGTTCGATGCGTGTTATGTTGGAACGTCGAAACCGCCAAACTTGGTCGACAGCACAACAACGCGAATTGTTTGTCGATCGGTCAACGAATGCTGACTTGGGAACTCACCGAGCAAATCATTCAGACCTGGCTAGAAACACCATTCGATGGCGGTCGACATCAACGACGGATTGAGAAACTCGATCAGGATTTGTAA
- a CDS encoding HEAT repeat domain-containing protein, producing the protein MTRLVWTTVFASVVCLAPPLQVQAADDSIAAIEKTLTEGDLQAQRKAVASLSKFGPLAAEAVPTLVDKLAASDDLILRHEIILVLGRIGPQASAATPELIKQLDSDSLILKYAAIETLRHIGPEATKALPALQKLVDTKLPLIRVSAARAVVAISQDDADTPQKAIRVLISGLKAGNETVRSDAMRGLALVGKPAVKRVAKLLESDDPEVVFNACDALAAIGEPAQAAAEPLMAALENDDPRVQWHAARALGMIGANADAVVPALAKLLDSESVAVRSNTLQALGAFGADAGSAVDAIAERLTDDEATVRLLAARSLSAIGPAAKSAVPQLEKALGDDSGVVTLSSADALGRIGGPGLDVLVKKLDDPNYQLLAVTIIASLGEDAADSVPALVKLLGSKNAAVQRETLVALAAMGTKASDATEALVELLKSDDNPGRAGAAYALGKIGAEKAIPALKETVEDENEKVRSASAFALVLLDAENPEFIELAVPRLIGGLSREDALVRREAAMALGRIGEPAKVAVPELIIAADDADPTVQTEVLAALAQMGAAAKPALPTAVKLLEGDDARVSATAAYLLGKLGEDGQEAVPALQKMLLEGDELQKTVSAWALLQIKPEPKVVEKAIPLLLKALKGANPKARLEAATTLGRVAKDNIVVKDALKELLQDEDEEVREAAKAALEEL; encoded by the coding sequence ATGACGCGACTTGTTTGGACGACCGTGTTTGCCAGCGTGGTGTGTCTGGCACCACCGCTCCAAGTTCAAGCGGCGGACGATTCGATCGCAGCGATCGAGAAAACCCTGACCGAAGGTGATCTGCAAGCACAGCGAAAAGCGGTTGCAAGTCTCTCGAAATTTGGTCCGTTGGCGGCTGAAGCCGTGCCAACACTGGTCGACAAACTGGCCGCCAGCGATGACCTTATTTTACGACACGAGATTATTCTCGTTCTGGGGCGAATTGGTCCACAGGCTTCCGCCGCTACGCCGGAATTGATCAAACAATTGGACTCCGATTCGTTGATCCTAAAATATGCCGCCATCGAAACGCTTCGGCATATCGGTCCTGAAGCCACGAAGGCATTGCCTGCCTTGCAAAAGTTGGTAGATACAAAGTTGCCCCTCATCCGGGTCTCCGCAGCCCGCGCCGTCGTTGCAATCAGTCAAGATGATGCCGACACCCCGCAAAAGGCGATTCGCGTTCTGATCAGTGGTTTGAAAGCCGGAAACGAAACCGTCCGCAGTGACGCCATGCGAGGGTTGGCCCTGGTCGGAAAGCCGGCTGTAAAACGAGTGGCCAAATTGCTGGAAAGCGATGATCCCGAAGTCGTCTTCAACGCCTGTGATGCATTGGCAGCAATCGGTGAACCCGCGCAAGCAGCCGCCGAGCCTCTGATGGCCGCTCTGGAGAACGACGATCCACGAGTCCAATGGCATGCAGCCCGAGCGTTGGGCATGATCGGCGCCAATGCCGATGCGGTCGTGCCAGCACTCGCAAAACTATTAGATTCCGAATCGGTTGCGGTTCGATCGAACACGTTGCAGGCTCTGGGCGCTTTCGGAGCAGACGCGGGTTCCGCTGTGGATGCGATTGCAGAGCGGCTGACTGATGACGAAGCGACCGTTCGGCTGTTGGCAGCTCGTTCGCTTTCAGCGATCGGTCCGGCAGCAAAGTCGGCTGTTCCTCAATTGGAAAAAGCCTTGGGCGATGATTCCGGTGTAGTCACGCTGAGTTCCGCTGATGCTTTGGGCCGAATTGGGGGCCCTGGTTTGGATGTGTTGGTCAAAAAACTTGACGATCCAAACTATCAGTTGCTTGCGGTCACAATCATTGCCAGCTTAGGCGAAGACGCAGCGGATTCCGTGCCCGCTTTGGTGAAGTTGCTCGGTTCGAAGAACGCTGCTGTCCAACGTGAAACACTCGTCGCGTTGGCGGCGATGGGAACAAAAGCGTCGGATGCGACCGAAGCGTTGGTTGAACTGTTGAAGTCCGACGACAACCCCGGTCGAGCCGGTGCCGCTTACGCCCTCGGCAAAATCGGTGCTGAGAAGGCGATTCCGGCTCTCAAAGAGACGGTCGAAGATGAGAATGAGAAAGTGCGATCTGCAAGTGCCTTCGCTTTGGTCTTGCTGGACGCCGAGAATCCCGAGTTCATCGAGCTCGCCGTACCACGCTTGATCGGCGGATTGTCTCGTGAGGACGCACTGGTTCGTCGTGAAGCTGCGATGGCTTTGGGACGCATCGGCGAACCGGCCAAAGTTGCTGTTCCCGAGTTGATCATTGCAGCAGACGACGCTGATCCAACCGTGCAAACTGAAGTCTTGGCGGCATTGGCACAAATGGGTGCGGCTGCGAAGCCGGCTCTGCCGACAGCCGTCAAGTTGCTCGAAGGTGACGATGCCCGCGTTTCCGCAACCGCTGCATACTTGCTCGGGAAACTTGGCGAAGATGGCCAAGAAGCCGTTCCCGCGTTGCAGAAGATGTTGCTCGAAGGCGATGAGTTGCAGAAGACGGTTTCGGCATGGGCTCTCTTGCAAATCAAGCCAGAACCGAAAGTCGTCGAGAAGGCCATTCCATTGTTGCTCAAGGCATTGAAGGGAGCCAACCCGAAAGCCCGGTTGGAAGCGGCAACGACATTGGGGCGAGTCGCCAAAGACAATATTGTTGTCAAAGATGCCCTCAAAGAATTGTTGCAGGATGAAGATGAAGAAGTTCGTGAAGCCGCGAAAGCTGCCTTGGAAGAACTCTAA
- a CDS encoding formylmethanofuran dehydrogenase subunit C codes for MPLVIELKESSSIPLEVDSISLKSVCRQANDEILKTPIQRGNKQVELGEFFHVHGSAADDNEMRWQGDLSKVKLIANKLESGRVVVEGNAGMHLGAEMTGGEITVHGDCADWLGAEMHGGRIRVHGNAGHLVGAAYRGGRRGMTGGEILIDGNAGNEVGHTMRRGLIAIGGRAGDAIAFNMIAGTVFVFGESGIRPGAGMRRGTIGLLGPESATDLLPTFQHACNYHPQFLTVYLRHLRSLNFPLPDDCFDIDYRRYSGDFLELGKGEILLRA; via the coding sequence ATGCCGCTTGTCATTGAACTCAAAGAGTCCAGTTCGATACCTCTCGAAGTGGACTCAATTTCTTTAAAGAGCGTCTGTCGCCAAGCCAACGACGAAATTCTGAAAACGCCGATACAACGCGGCAACAAGCAAGTCGAGCTTGGCGAATTCTTCCACGTTCATGGCTCAGCCGCCGACGACAATGAAATGCGTTGGCAAGGCGATTTGTCCAAGGTCAAACTGATCGCCAATAAGCTGGAGAGTGGCCGAGTCGTTGTTGAAGGCAACGCGGGGATGCACCTCGGCGCGGAGATGACCGGTGGTGAGATCACCGTTCACGGCGACTGTGCCGATTGGTTGGGTGCGGAAATGCATGGCGGACGCATTCGCGTGCATGGCAACGCCGGACACCTTGTTGGAGCCGCTTACCGAGGTGGTCGTCGGGGCATGACCGGCGGGGAAATTCTCATCGACGGCAATGCCGGCAACGAAGTCGGCCATACGATGCGGCGTGGACTAATTGCCATCGGTGGTCGAGCAGGTGACGCGATCGCGTTCAATATGATCGCAGGAACCGTTTTTGTCTTCGGCGAATCTGGCATCCGTCCCGGTGCGGGAATGCGTCGAGGCACCATTGGATTGCTCGGCCCCGAATCCGCAACCGATCTGCTCCCCACATTCCAACATGCCTGCAATTACCATCCGCAATTCTTAACCGTCTACCTGCGACACTTACGATCTTTGAATTTTCCGCTGCCGGACGATTGTTTCGATATCGATTATCGGCGATATTCGGGCGACTTCCTGGAACTTGGTAAGGGAGAAATTCTCCTCAGAGCATAA
- a CDS encoding fatty acid CoA ligase family protein, producing MPLNIADRLRQSAKSWPDQRAVVFPQGKDRLGRTSWTHLTFRQLDDESEQLAKGLVQLGLQKGDRIVLMVRPSLEFIALTFALFKAGAVIVLIDPGMGPRNVFRCLTDVTPKGFVAIRAVQVIRALRRKLFPEAKLNVTVGGKLPWGGPTYESLLAADTANITLPTTEPNDPAAIIFTSGSTGPAKGVLYAHRMFDAQVDLLREFYDIQPGEIDLPGFPLFALFNSAMGVTTVVPDMDPTRPANVNPKKIIAAIQSQGVTQAFGSPAMWNRIGRYLERHDIKLPSIRRILSAGAPVPPHVLKRMKAALNSNADIHTPYGATESLPIASISGSEVLGETVEKTRHGAGTCVGQLFPNVTVKIIEIVPEAIATLDDAKELPVGEIGEIIVQAPSTTREYVDRPEPTAKAKILDADGQGFWHRMGDVGYIDESGRLWFCGRKAHIVETEAGRLFSVRCEAIFNEHPKVYRSALVGIGKPGSQVPAIIIEPEDGHFPQPNAEDSFRHDLRELGQANELTKDIHLILFHRSFPVDVRHNIKINREILAVWAENNVFGNQHAMWKQMDPKLPEAKPS from the coding sequence ATGCCATTAAATATCGCTGATCGCTTGCGTCAATCGGCCAAGTCCTGGCCGGACCAACGAGCCGTCGTGTTTCCTCAGGGAAAAGATCGACTCGGGCGAACGTCGTGGACACACCTCACCTTCCGCCAACTCGATGACGAAAGTGAGCAACTCGCGAAAGGTCTGGTTCAACTCGGACTTCAAAAAGGCGATCGCATCGTATTGATGGTCCGACCGAGTCTGGAATTCATCGCACTCACATTCGCCTTATTCAAAGCCGGTGCGGTGATCGTGCTGATCGATCCCGGCATGGGTCCTCGGAATGTGTTTCGCTGTCTGACCGATGTCACGCCGAAAGGATTTGTCGCAATTCGCGCGGTGCAAGTCATCCGTGCGTTGCGTCGGAAACTGTTCCCGGAAGCGAAACTTAATGTCACCGTTGGTGGAAAACTCCCGTGGGGTGGCCCGACCTACGAGAGTTTACTCGCAGCAGATACCGCAAACATCACACTTCCCACAACCGAGCCGAACGACCCCGCGGCGATCATCTTCACCAGCGGCAGCACCGGACCTGCGAAGGGCGTGTTGTATGCCCATCGAATGTTTGATGCCCAAGTCGATCTGCTCCGTGAGTTTTATGACATCCAGCCCGGTGAAATCGACTTGCCTGGCTTTCCGCTGTTCGCGTTGTTCAACTCCGCAATGGGTGTGACCACAGTCGTTCCTGACATGGACCCAACACGCCCGGCGAACGTGAACCCCAAGAAAATTATCGCCGCGATCCAATCACAAGGCGTAACGCAAGCATTCGGTTCACCCGCGATGTGGAATCGGATTGGTCGATACCTCGAACGACACGACATCAAACTGCCTTCCATCCGACGGATCCTCTCCGCTGGAGCACCGGTGCCGCCACACGTTCTCAAACGGATGAAAGCCGCTCTCAATTCAAACGCTGATATCCACACGCCCTACGGAGCCACGGAATCACTCCCGATTGCGTCTATTTCTGGCTCGGAAGTCTTGGGAGAAACCGTCGAGAAAACCCGCCACGGAGCCGGCACATGCGTGGGGCAACTCTTCCCAAATGTGACGGTGAAGATTATCGAAATCGTCCCGGAAGCCATCGCGACTCTCGATGATGCCAAGGAGTTGCCAGTCGGCGAGATCGGCGAAATCATCGTGCAAGCACCGTCAACAACTCGCGAATACGTGGACCGCCCCGAACCCACCGCGAAAGCCAAGATTCTCGATGCCGATGGGCAGGGCTTTTGGCATCGCATGGGTGATGTCGGGTACATCGACGAGTCCGGGCGACTTTGGTTTTGCGGCCGTAAGGCTCACATCGTCGAGACCGAAGCCGGACGATTGTTCTCAGTGCGATGCGAAGCCATCTTCAATGAGCATCCCAAAGTCTATCGCAGTGCATTGGTCGGTATCGGCAAACCCGGTTCCCAGGTGCCGGCCATCATCATCGAACCCGAAGACGGCCACTTCCCGCAGCCAAACGCAGAAGATTCGTTCCGGCACGACCTTCGTGAACTCGGCCAAGCGAACGAATTGACGAAAGACATTCACCTCATCCTCTTTCACAGATCGTTCCCCGTCGACGTGCGACACAACATCAAAATCAACCGCGAAATCCTGGCGGTGTGGGCGGAGAACAACGTTTTCGGTAACCAACACGCGATGTGGAAACAAATGGACCCCAAATTGCCGGAAGCGAAGCCGTCATGA
- a CDS encoding NAD-dependent epimerase/dehydratase family protein, protein MKALVTGGGGFLGMYIVEQLRERGDEVRVFSRGEYPRLTELGVDCVRGDIRDADAISNAVQGTDVVFHVAAVPGIWGPWKRYHEINTLGTEHVINACQKHGVPKLVHTSSPSVIYDGKDHENADESLPYPKPEQFLAHYPHSKMLAEQKVLAANDGNSFATCALRPHLIWGPRDNHLIPRLIRRAKSGRLRRIGDGNNLISMSYVENVATAHLQAADALDFDSPVAGQAYFINEPEPVNLWEWIDELLTRAGLSPLKKRISAKKAYRIGHACEHVYRFLRLPGEPPMTRFLASQLSGSHYYNVTKAHRDFGYQPEISVEQGMQNLEPELRALAEES, encoded by the coding sequence ATGAAAGCGTTAGTGACCGGTGGTGGTGGATTCCTGGGGATGTACATCGTCGAGCAACTCCGCGAACGAGGCGACGAGGTGCGTGTGTTCTCTCGGGGTGAATATCCCCGACTCACGGAACTCGGCGTCGATTGCGTGCGTGGTGACATTCGGGATGCCGACGCCATCTCGAATGCAGTGCAGGGGACCGATGTTGTCTTCCACGTTGCCGCCGTCCCCGGCATTTGGGGACCGTGGAAACGGTATCATGAAATCAACACTCTCGGCACCGAACACGTCATCAATGCGTGTCAAAAGCATGGGGTACCGAAACTCGTCCACACGAGTTCGCCTAGCGTGATCTACGATGGCAAAGACCACGAGAACGCCGACGAATCGTTGCCGTATCCTAAACCGGAACAGTTTCTAGCTCATTACCCCCACTCGAAAATGCTCGCCGAGCAAAAGGTGTTGGCGGCGAACGATGGAAATTCGTTCGCAACGTGCGCACTGCGACCGCATCTGATTTGGGGGCCACGCGATAACCACCTGATTCCCCGCCTGATCCGACGGGCGAAATCAGGTCGACTGCGACGCATTGGTGACGGCAACAACCTGATTTCCATGTCCTACGTGGAAAACGTTGCCACCGCACATTTGCAAGCCGCAGATGCCCTCGACTTCGACTCTCCGGTGGCGGGGCAGGCGTATTTCATCAACGAGCCCGAACCCGTCAACCTGTGGGAATGGATTGATGAACTCCTGACGCGAGCCGGTCTTTCGCCGCTCAAGAAACGAATTTCCGCGAAAAAAGCGTACCGCATCGGGCATGCCTGCGAACATGTCTACCGATTTTTGCGTCTTCCGGGTGAACCACCGATGACGAGGTTCCTGGCTTCGCAATTGAGCGGTTCCCACTACTATAACGTCACGAAAGCCCATCGGGATTTCGGCTACCAACCCGAAATCAGCGTTGAGCAGGGAATGCAGAACTTGGAACCGGAGTTACGGGCACTCGCGGAGGAATCCTAA
- the serA gene encoding phosphoglycerate dehydrogenase, giving the protein MTTYRVLVSDSLSPAGLEILQQSEGIEVINKPDLHKSPDDLREELKSVDAVLIRSGSKLTPEVLEGQERLKLVVRAGVGVDNVNLPAATKAGVIVMNTPAGNTTSTAEHAVALMMALARNIAPAAATMKAGGWDRKKFTGHQLAGKTLGIVGLGRIGQCVARRARAMEMKLIAFDPVLSAERAADMGVELVRDLDELLPQVDFLTVHVPGGPSTLGLIGSDELAKMKQGACLINCARGGIIDEDALATAIESGHIGGAAVDVFVKEPPGETALTKLPQVLCTPHLGASTAEAQEAVALEAAELVKAYLLSGEIRNPVNTAPLLASELAQLKTGFGLAYRLGSLAAGIMKQRCLTGVKSVKLTFRGEELEHKIEPLTNYFLAALLDGLLDEQLNYVNARNVAEQRGLEVEGTRDRSGGGDFTTLLSAEIVTDQCRLTIAGSVLGTKFLRLVRLDDLPLDAYLDGVLLIYRHQDKPGLIGVIGTTLGKHSVNIADMSLGRGQRGGESVAVLNLDDEPPAAAVDEIRAHDGVTAVETVRLPAADEPLPWLPSV; this is encoded by the coding sequence ATGACGACCTACCGAGTTCTAGTTTCCGACAGTCTTTCTCCCGCCGGGCTGGAGATTCTTCAGCAATCCGAGGGCATTGAGGTCATCAACAAGCCGGACCTGCACAAATCGCCGGATGACTTGCGAGAGGAGTTGAAGTCGGTTGACGCCGTCCTCATCCGTAGTGGCAGTAAGCTAACGCCCGAGGTTCTCGAAGGCCAAGAACGATTGAAACTGGTCGTGCGAGCCGGTGTGGGCGTGGATAACGTCAACCTTCCCGCGGCGACCAAAGCCGGTGTGATCGTGATGAACACACCCGCAGGCAACACCACCAGCACCGCCGAACACGCGGTCGCCTTGATGATGGCACTTGCCCGGAACATTGCCCCCGCAGCGGCCACGATGAAAGCCGGCGGTTGGGACCGGAAGAAGTTCACCGGCCATCAACTGGCCGGGAAGACCCTGGGGATCGTCGGTCTGGGGCGAATCGGTCAATGCGTCGCCCGCCGTGCCCGAGCCATGGAAATGAAGCTCATCGCCTTCGACCCCGTGCTTTCCGCCGAACGTGCGGCCGATATGGGCGTCGAGTTGGTTCGCGACCTGGATGAATTGCTCCCGCAGGTCGATTTCCTGACGGTCCACGTTCCTGGTGGGCCCAGCACACTCGGTCTGATCGGCAGCGACGAGTTGGCGAAGATGAAACAGGGGGCGTGTCTGATCAACTGTGCTCGTGGCGGCATCATTGACGAAGACGCACTCGCAACGGCGATCGAATCCGGCCACATCGGCGGCGCGGCAGTCGACGTCTTCGTGAAGGAACCGCCCGGTGAAACCGCGTTGACGAAACTTCCCCAAGTCTTGTGCACGCCTCACCTTGGTGCGTCGACGGCGGAAGCTCAAGAAGCGGTGGCTCTGGAAGCCGCCGAGCTGGTCAAAGCGTATTTGCTCTCCGGTGAGATTCGTAATCCCGTCAACACCGCTCCACTGTTGGCCTCGGAATTGGCCCAACTGAAGACTGGTTTTGGTTTGGCGTACCGACTCGGTAGCCTTGCAGCGGGAATCATGAAACAACGCTGCTTGACCGGTGTGAAGTCGGTCAAATTGACGTTCCGTGGCGAGGAACTGGAACACAAGATCGAACCGCTCACCAATTACTTCCTCGCAGCTCTCCTTGATGGTTTGCTGGACGAACAGTTGAACTACGTCAACGCCCGCAACGTTGCAGAGCAACGGGGGCTGGAGGTCGAAGGCACTCGCGATCGTAGCGGCGGCGGAGACTTCACCACGCTGCTGTCCGCCGAAATTGTAACGGACCAATGTCGCCTGACGATTGCCGGTAGTGTGCTGGGAACCAAGTTCCTGCGACTCGTCCGACTGGACGACCTGCCACTCGACGCATATCTGGACGGCGTCCTATTGATCTATCGACACCAAGACAAACCCGGCTTGATTGGCGTCATCGGCACGACACTCGGGAAGCACAGCGTCAACATTGCTGACATGTCACTTGGTCGCGGACAACGAGGCGGGGAATCGGTTGCGGTTCTCAATTTGGATGACGAACCACCGGCCGCTGCCGTCGATGAAATCCGTGCTCACGACGGTGTCACCGCAGTGGAAACCGTGCGACTCCCAGCCGCCGACGAACCACTCCCATGGCTACCAAGTGTGTAA
- a CDS encoding DUF1559 family PulG-like putative transporter, with amino-acid sequence MTRVLRTRRPGFTLIELLVVIAIIAILIALLLPAVQQAREAARRTQCKNNLKQLGLAFHNYHDTNLTFPPGGLEHSGYRIGWAGRVFPFLEQGNRVDAMDAMAADALMNIMPWRFDTAPHNGDSPVFTDSIGVLACPSSALGEKSPDITNSTLPWIVDQGALHYRGNGGSSDLDIVSGSSSTRNYSTSGVLYPTSRVRIGDVVDGTSNTLLIGESSSSQGWTDSQKRGWGGIQPWTWGYYYYGSGNGFLQLDNKYVQFPINYQGSFATNNTPFTSYHPGGAQFLNCDGSSTFLSENMDLNVLKAMATRMGGEVIDNN; translated from the coding sequence ATGACACGCGTGCTACGAACTCGACGCCCCGGATTTACTTTGATCGAATTGTTGGTGGTCATCGCCATCATCGCGATCCTGATCGCCCTGCTGTTGCCAGCGGTCCAACAAGCTCGCGAGGCAGCCCGGCGGACTCAGTGCAAGAACAATCTGAAGCAGCTTGGCTTGGCGTTCCATAACTATCACGACACCAATCTGACATTCCCTCCAGGTGGGTTGGAACATTCCGGCTACCGCATTGGTTGGGCGGGACGAGTTTTCCCCTTCTTGGAACAGGGAAACCGGGTTGACGCAATGGATGCTATGGCCGCCGACGCTTTGATGAACATTATGCCTTGGCGTTTCGACACGGCTCCTCACAACGGTGACAGCCCCGTATTTACAGATTCCATTGGCGTGTTGGCTTGCCCATCATCTGCGTTGGGGGAGAAAAGTCCGGACATTACGAATTCCACACTGCCTTGGATCGTCGATCAAGGTGCACTGCACTATCGAGGCAATGGTGGTTCGTCAGACCTGGATATTGTTTCCGGTTCTTCGTCCACCCGAAACTACAGCACATCGGGCGTCTTGTATCCAACCAGTCGGGTTCGGATTGGTGACGTTGTCGATGGGACCAGCAACACATTGTTGATTGGTGAGTCATCCAGTTCCCAAGGGTGGACCGATTCGCAAAAACGTGGTTGGGGCGGGATTCAGCCGTGGACCTGGGGTTACTACTACTACGGTTCCGGCAATGGTTTTCTGCAACTCGACAACAAATACGTTCAGTTCCCGATCAACTACCAAGGATCGTTTGCAACGAACAACACACCGTTCACAAGTTACCATCCTGGTGGAGCTCAGTTCTTGAACTGCGACGGAAGTTCCACATTCCTGAGCGAAAACATGGATCTCAATGTCCTGAAAGCCATGGCTACTCGAATGGGTGGCGAAGTGATCGACAACAACTAG